Proteins from a single region of Rhipicephalus sanguineus isolate Rsan-2018 chromosome 5, BIME_Rsan_1.4, whole genome shotgun sequence:
- the LOC119393996 gene encoding endothelin-converting enzyme 1-like, with amino-acid sequence MASPVKAESSQRRKSSQERRQAACDDPPRHGIRHVVDQPFQAQQTGPRKDSDQLRKIGAERTSDGHEYSVAIGGRKASKEPQHPVGISRRASDELNPRAVRKVTAYGQHPQTQHSRSVPTLPDSSGRASYMESNTRYSSAAGSGTESCRRTSLPPAVVAAAAAALNTPSSARRTSLGSRISSGAMKPSTIIFYTLVAVLCLLVTLAVLFSLLSSILDSGDTDQPATCTTHACREYALRLIASINSSVDPCHSFTRFVCDGWRRRQLFGVQEEAFGAANERIARIVRTIDVPPTGQNPLQRAAMLYKSCVAVLTTPTGELDAVKAALRAAGVMWPHRPPPAGRRDLLRMMFHCDYTLGWGAVFRVDPELYENSTKAYVLTDSGFNFIVRKYNERSTQAHRVHYFTRLRNAFRDTDEGVADVVTFEEMQQLDDKMFSPLIADFYRNAPKPTKIPDDVVYSSSANLSMDRWTEVMKRERVVMVGKVEFRTWNLPFFSTFVSLLARHGELDMYAYVSWCTVQVAALFANGELIVNFYGHPQRALIFHGAFCLSRAYIAAGKALLKNYAREILPAVARSHAESLTLNVQTAFLERLTTWADYNADVSMMRSWNSTLLSFSIFAPKPENEFPDVIVGEMGDSFLQNWRNAWLSRTFFRGFDIKIAITAIETLAFSSDLEYRKDYILLPYVFSFPYYDMNAMASINYGGFGTQVAFAVGQRLHSTYLSADAGGASFSTFLSCISNVSLSTQVKDAPSLFAEVASLGAVVDAYRNTSDTQRLVHLEGLTGDQLLFIAICYAKCIGSYYVVHDLMCDAVLQNLPEFSEAFHCAPGTPMNPHQQCRLL; translated from the exons ATGGCGTCTCCCGTCAAGGCAGAGAGCTCACAGCGCCGAAAATCGAGCCAAGAGCGGCGTCAAGCAGCAT GCGATGATCCACCCCGACATGGCATCCGACATGTGGTCGACCAGCCGTTCCAGGCACAGCAGACCGGACCTCGGAAAGATTCCGATCAGCTTCGGAAGATCGGCGCCGAGAGGACGTCAGACGGTCACGAATATTCTGTGGCTATCGGAGGGCGCAAAGCGTCCAAAGAGCCGCAGCACCCCGTCGGCATTTCTAGGCGGGCATCCGACGAACTGAATCCGCGAGCTGTTCGAAAAGTGACCGCTTACGGACAGCATCCTCAGACGCAGCACTCTCGGTCCGTGCCGACCTTGCCGGACTCGTCGGGTCGAGCCAGCTACATGGAGTCCAACACGCGCTACAGCAGCGCCGCAG GTTCTGGCACCGAGAGCTGCCGCCGTACGTCTTTGCCACCTGCCGTCGTTGCCGCGGCAGCGGCAGCCTTGAACACTCCGTCCTCGGCACGTCGGACGTCCCTAGGCAGCCGCATATCGAGTGGCGCCATG AAACCTTCGACCATAATCTTCTACACCCTGGTCGCCGTGCTGTGCTTGTTGGTGACTCTGGCCGTTCTGTTCTCCTTGCTGTCGTCGATCCTGGACAGCGGCGACACGGACCAACCAGCTACGTGCACAACCCACGCGTGCCGCGAGTACGCTCTGCGGCTCATCGCCTCGATCAACTCGTCGGTAGACCCGTGCCACAGCTTCACGCGCTTTGTGTGCGACGGCTGGCGGCGTCGCCAGTTGTTTGGCGTCCAGGAGGAGGCCTTTGGTGCCGCCAACGAGAGGATCGCGCGCATCGTGCGCACCATTGACGTACCGCCTACGGGACAGAACCCGCTCCAGAGGGCGGCCATGTTGTACAA GAGCTGCGTCGCCGTGCTGACAACACCGACGGGCGAACTCGACGCCGTGAAGGCTGCACTTCGCGCCGCCGGCGTAATGTGGCCTCACCGACCGCCACCTGCAGGAAGGAGGGACCTGCTGCGCATGATGTTCCATTGCGACTACACGCTTGGATGGGGCGCCGTGTTCCGTGTGGACCCCGAGTTGTACGAGAATTCGACCAAGGCGTACGTGCTAACCGATTCGGGCTTCAACTTCATCGTGCGCAAGTACAACGAACGGAGCACGCAGGCGCACCGCGTGCACTATTTCACTCGTCTTCGGAACGCGTTCAGAGACACGGACGAAGGAGTGGCGGATGTCGTTACCTTCGAG GAGATGCAACAGCTGGATGACAAGATGTTCAGTCCGCTGATAGCAGACTTCTACAGGAACGCTCCGAAACCCACGAAGATTCCGGATGACGTGGTGTACAGCTCATCGGCCAACCTGTCAATGGACCGGTGGACGGAGGTCATGAAGCGTGAAAGAGTCGTGATGGTCGGGAAAGTGGAATTCCGCACGTGGAACCTGCCCTTCTTCAGCACCTTCGTCAGCCTGTTGGCGCGCCACGGGGAGCTGGACATGTACGCCTACGTATCCTGGTGCACGGTGCAG GTGGCGGCGCTATTTGCCAATGGTGAACTCATCGTTAACTTCTACGGACATCCACAGCGAGCGCTGATCTTTCACGGCGCCTTCTGCCTAAGCCGCGCCTACATCGCCGCTGGCAAGGCGCTGTTGAAGAACTACGCCCGCGAGATACTACCGGCGGTGGCACGCTCCCATGCGGAATCCCTCACGTTGAACGTGCAAACGGCATTTTTGGAACGCCTGACCACCTGGGCCGACTACAATGCCGACGTGAGCATGATGAG GTCGTGGAACTCCACCTTGCTGTCTTTCAGCATCTTTGCGCCGAAGCCCGAGAATGAGTTCCCCGACGTCATCGTTGGAGAGATGGGCGACTCGTTCCTGCAAAACTGGCGCAACGCTTGGTTGTCGCGTACCTTCTTCCGCGGCTTCGACATCAAGATCGCCATAACGGCCATCGAGACGTTGGCATTCTCTTCCGACCTTGAGTATAGAAAGGACTATATCTTGCTGCCATACGTCTTCTCGTTTCCCTACTACGACATGAACGCCATGGCTTCCATCAACTACGGAGGCTTTGGCACTCAG GTGGCCTTCGCCGTGGGCCAAAGGCTTCACAGTACGTACCTCAGCGCAGACGCCGGGGGCGCCTCGTTCAGCACGTTCCTGTCGTGCATCTCGAACGTCTCGCTCTCCACCCAAGTTAAGGATGCACCTTCGCTGTTTGCCGAGGTCGCCTCCCTGGGCGCCGTAGTCGACGCGTACCGCAACACCAGCGATACCCAACGCCTCGTCCACTTGGAAGGTCTGACGGGCGATCAGCTGCTTTTCATCGCCATTTGCTACGCCAAGTGCATCGGAAGCTATTACGTCGTCCACGATTTGATGTGCGACGCGGTGCTGCAGAACTTGCCGGAGTTCTCCGAGGCCTTTCATTGCGCGCCAGGGACACCCATGAACCCGCACCAGCAGTGCAGACTTCTTTGA
- the LOC119393385 gene encoding neprilysin-1-like: MGDSFLQNWRNAWLSRTFFRGLDIKIAFSAIETLAFSVDVEHLWDYILLPYAFAFPYYDMNAMASINYGGFGTQVAFALGKRLHNAYITADSGGTSFSTFLSCISNVSLSVEYNDDAVLFAEVVSLGAVVDTYRNSSDGRRLVLLERLTGEQLLFVAICYAKCIGSYYVADDSMCDAVLQNVPEFSEAFRCARGTPMNPRKRCMLL; this comes from the exons ATGGGCGACTCGTTCCTGCAGAACTGGCGCAACGCTTGGTTGTCGCGTACCTTCTTCCGCGGCTTAGACATTAAGATCGCCTTTTCGGCCATCGAGACATTGGCATTCTCTGTGGACGTCGAGCATCTGTGGGACTACATCTTGCTGCCCTACGCCTTCGCGTTTCCCTACTACGACATGAACGCCATGGCGTCCATCAACTACGGCGGGTTTGGCACACAG GTGGCCTTCGCCTTGGGCAAGAGGCTTCACAACGCGTACATTACCGCGGACTCCGGGGGCACCTCGTTCAGCACATTCCTGTCGTGTATCTCGAACGTCTCGCTTTCCGTCGAGTATAATGATGACGCTGTCTTATTCGCCGAGGTCGTCTCTCTGGGCGCCGTAGTCGACACATACCGCAACTCCAGCGATGGCCGGCGCCTCGTCCTCTTGGAACGCCTGACGGGCGAACAGCTGCTCTTCGTCGCCATTTGCTACGCCAAGTGCATCGGCAGCTACTACGTCGCCGACGACTCTATGTGCGACGCGGTGCTGCAGAACGTGCCGGAGTTTTCGGAAGCCTTTCGTTGCGCGCGGGGAACACCCATGAACCCGCGCAAGCGGTGCATGCTACTTTGA